In the Salvia splendens isolate huo1 chromosome 16, SspV2, whole genome shotgun sequence genome, atattttaaatggcCCGGTAATTTATTTAAACTTATGACATCTTAAACTAACCTGAAAAAATGGTTTTTGTTACACAGCCTTTTTGTTATTTTGAAACATGTTACTTCAACTagaaatactccattcgtccgtcccagtttaagagtctcattttatcattttcatccgtcccagtttaagagtctcatttagaatttaaaatatttagacataaaatttaaccttattgttgatgaaatttacactAAAAATGCCATtactttcattaaaataaaacaaaacaaaatcctaaACATACAAAGAGATAATAGGGTCATACTTTCCACTACCTCACTttaattattacacactccaacaaacTATTACCTCACTTTAATTATCACACACTCCAATAATTTTTTAAGACTCGTACTCTAACTAAATTGCACTCCTAAAccgggacggaggaagtataagcTTTAAAGAAATATGTAGAAATAGTTTTCATATGAAACAACTCAATTTGAAAAATAAGCAAGAAATTAACCAGTCTCACAAATTCTAAAATGAGTAAATAATCAATTAGTACTTAATATACTTATCAATTAACACGAACGTAGCCTAACTGGGCTTCAAGAACTCAAAGCCCGAATGCAGAAAGCCCTTTAAGTCAAAAAGGAAGGTTACGGCGTCGTTTTGTCTTCGTTTCTTTTAGAAAAACTGAAAAAGCTTATGAACAGCGTTGCAGAAACAGAGAAGAAGAGATGGATCATTTTGGGGGAGGAGGGAACTGGTCAATGATCCCCAACATTCAGCCCCACAGTAATCCCGCTACTCCCTCCAACTCCAATCCGGATCATCTGTTCCTTCAGCAACAGCAATTCAATCCACAACAGCAGTTTCACCAGCAATTCAACCAACCTCAGCCGCCGCGTTTCCAACAACAACAGCAATCGACGCCGCCGCCGCAGCAGCATCAGTCTCTCGCCTCTCATTTTCACCTGCTCCATGTAATTATCCGTTCTTTTTTCTCAATTAATAGTTTTTTTAGGGTATAATATTAGGGTTATATTTGGggatttttcattttatttgtattaaatTTGTAGCTGGTGGAGAATTTAGCTGAAGTGACTGAAAACGGGACGAGGGATCAGCAAACTGATGCTCTGGTTAGttgaattcattttttattgttcAATTGAATTTGGTTTAGTGTTTTGATTGTGTTAGGAATGTGTAGTTGAATACTAGTTTGTAGAATGAATAGAAATGTAGCATGCTACTGATTTGGGTATTGTTTATGTGTGTTTACTGTGAAGGTTAGTGAGTTGAACAATCAGTTTGAGAAGTGCCAGCAGCTTCTGAACTCCATTGCTGGTACAATCAAAACTAAATCAACTgtaagtttcattttttataatgtttGTTAATACCTTTTGTCCATGTTTTGGGGAAAATAGTATCTCAAAGTGAGTATGTTTCGAAACTGATGATGATGTGTGGATTGAATGTAATTCTTGTGAAGTTGAAAAGTTAAATTTCAAGTGTTGGTTTTGATTCTTCTAAACTATGGTACTATCAAAATGGGATGAAAGTTAAGGGATTCAATCCCCTAACAACAGCTTCTGTATAAAAGTCTCTGATTGATGATTCTTAGAGAAGAATCTTTGACGAACAATCCGTGCCTCACGAACTTATCTTGTTGGTGGCGACAGACTGGGAGAACAAAAGCGCAGACTAGAGGAAACCGACAACCTTCTGTCCGAACGAAGGT is a window encoding:
- the LOC121769787 gene encoding mediator of RNA polymerase II transcription subunit 9-like translates to MDHFGGGGNWSMIPNIQPHSNPATPSNSNPDHLFLQQQQFNPQQQFHQQFNQPQPPRFQQQQQSTPPPQQHQSLASHFHLLHLVENLAEVTENGTRDQQTDALVSELNNQFEKCQQLLNSIAGTIKTKSTTGRTKAQTRGNRQPSVRTKGSHFKV